The genome window GCTGCGTTATGCCGGTGTGGCGGCGGCTGCGTTGGGCCTGTTGGGCCTGGGCTGGTGGTTGCGGCTGCGCAACAGCAACTACGGGTTGATGCTGCAGGGCACCGGGATTGCCGTGCTGTACCTCACGGTGTTTGCCGCGATGCGCTTGCACCCGTTGATCGACCCCAGTGCCGCACTCGGCCTGTTGGTGGCCGTCACCGTGTTCTCGGCGATCCTGGCGATTACCCAGGATGCGCTGGGCCTGGCCTGCGCGGCGGCGCTGGGTGGGTTTGCCGCGCCAATCCTGACGTCCACCGGCGCTGGCAACCATGTGGCGCTGTTCAGCTATTTTGCCCTGCTCAATGCGGGCATCCTCGCCATCGCCTGGTTCAAGGCCTGGCGCCTGCTCAACCTGATCGGTTTTGTCGGCACCTTTGGTATCGGTTTTGCGTGGGGCATGCGTTCCTACACGCCGGAGCTGCTGTGGAGCACCGAGCCGTTCCTGATCCTGTTTTTCCTGATGTACCTGGCCATCGGCCTGTTGTTCGCCCGGCGCAAATTGCTGGAGATGCGCGACGCGCCCGAGGATGACAGCCGTGATGCGTTGCTGCGCTGGTCGGCGGCCAAGGGGGATTATGTCGACGGCAGCATGCTGTTCGGCCCGCCGCTGGTGGGCTTTGGCTTGCAGTTTGCGCTGGTGCAGCACCTGGAGTTCGCAGCGGCGTTCAGCGCCCTCGGCCTGGGCATTATTTATATGGGGTTGGCGCGACTGTTGAGCGGCGGCCGCGCCTTGTTGCTGGCGGAGACGTGCCTGGCCCTGGGCGTGATTTTCGCCAGCCTGGCGATCCCGCTGGGCCTCGATGCGCGCTGGACCGCTGCCGCCTGGGCCGTGGAGGGCGCCGGGATCTTCTGGCTCGGTTTGCGTCAACAGCGACCGCTGGCACGCGCCTTCGGTCTGTTGTTGCAACTGGGCTCGGCGCTGGCGTTCCTCAGTGAGCTGCGCATCGGTGAGCACAGCTTGCTGGATGGCGCACCGTTGGGCGCACTACTGTTGGGCGCGGCGCTGCTGTTCAGCTTTGATCAACTGCGCAAGGCATCTACTGAGCAGGCGGCGGATTGGGAACGCAGAGGCCTGCCGGTGTTGGCGAGCCTGGGCTTGAGCTTTTTGTACCTGCTTGCCCCCTTGCTGTTGAATACCCAAGGCACGGCTGTCAGCTGGGCAATTGCCGGGCTGGCAACGTTGTTCGTCGGGCTGCGCATCGGTTCGCGCACCTTCCTGTTCACCGCGTTCGCTGTGCAATTGCTGGGCGGCGCGTTGTTTCTGCTGCGTTTGCAAGGTGGCGACGGGGCGGCGGTGTTCAGCGCAGGCTGGAGCGGTTTGCTCACGGCGTCGCTGATCGGCCTGGCCTTGATCGGCGGCATGCTGCTGGCGGCGCGTGACGACCTGGTGCGCAGTGACGTGCGGCTGTTGCGCGGGTTGTCGGTGGTGCTGTTGGCGGGCCTGGTGCTGATCAACCTCGCGGTGCTGTTCGTGCTGCCGTGGGAAAGTGCCAGCGGTGTTTGGGCGGCCAGCGGTTTGCTGATCATCTGGCTGAGCCTGTACCTGCAACAACGCGTCAGCTTTGTGTTCGGCCTGCTGCTGCAAGTGGTCGGCGGCGGCTCGTTCCTGCTGGCGGTGCCCGAGTTGCTGGGGCCGTTGTCTGGCGAGGGGTTGCGCCCGTTGGCCCACAGCGGTTTCTGGACACCGATGGTGCTGGGCCTGGCGGCACTGGTCGGCGCCTGGCGCTTGCAGCGTGGACCCCATGCGCCGGTGTTTGCCGCGTTGAAGCTGCAGCGGCTGTCCGACGTGCTGTTGGTGTGGGGCGCGGCGTGGTGGACGTTGGCGCTGGCCGGCGAAGTGTTGCGGTTTATCCCGCAGGAATTACTGGGTGCGTTCCTGCTGGGATGCGCGGCGATCAGCGTGGCGATCTGGGCGCTGCTGGCTGCGCGCCTGAAGTGGGTATCGCTGGGCGTGCTGTGTACGTTGCTGATGCCGGCGGTGGGTGTGGTGCTGCTGGTGTGTGCGCATACCTACTACCACCCGGCGGCGCAGTACGGCTGGCTGGCGTGGCCGGCGGTCTTCGTGGTGCATTTCATCTCGTTGCGGCGTTTGGCGACGATCGTTCCCGCCAACGCGTTGAGCGTGGCCCACGTGCTCGGCTGCTGGATGCTGATCGGCATGCTGGCGCTGGAGTTACGCTACGGTCTGCTCAGGTTCTCTGCCGAATACAATGCCTGGCGCTGGCTGGGCTGGGCGATCCTGCCAAGTCTCTACCTCATGCTGGCGGCCGCGCCGCGTCATTGGCCATGGCCGGTTTCGGCGTACCCAAGGGAATATCGCGTGTTGGCGGCCGTGCCATTGGCGGTGCTGATGCTCGGTTGGTTCTGGTTGGCGAACAGCTTCAGCGACGGCACCGCCAGGCCGCTGCCCTATGTGCCGCTGATCAACCCGCTGGACCTGGGCCTGCTCTTTGCGCTGCTGGGTGTGTATCTATGTGCGCGTAGTGTCGCGCC of Pseudomonas azotoformans contains these proteins:
- a CDS encoding DUF2339 domain-containing protein, which codes for MQWIFMLIGLVLGWTLDESFSDAGIGALLGLGIGQAIRLAKLSAQADQQARQLETTQKSLIALGERLRQLEVPTPAAASVFVEPAIVEPAPVVEAPELVWELPVELTPVAMVAEPSQPLPDDVWAPVPSPSPEEPAIPRGPNLIERALSGARNWLFGGNTVLRVGVVLLFLGLAFLLRYATEGMVVPIELRYAGVAAAALGLLGLGWWLRLRNSNYGLMLQGTGIAVLYLTVFAAMRLHPLIDPSAALGLLVAVTVFSAILAITQDALGLACAAALGGFAAPILTSTGAGNHVALFSYFALLNAGILAIAWFKAWRLLNLIGFVGTFGIGFAWGMRSYTPELLWSTEPFLILFFLMYLAIGLLFARRKLLEMRDAPEDDSRDALLRWSAAKGDYVDGSMLFGPPLVGFGLQFALVQHLEFAAAFSALGLGIIYMGLARLLSGGRALLLAETCLALGVIFASLAIPLGLDARWTAAAWAVEGAGIFWLGLRQQRPLARAFGLLLQLGSALAFLSELRIGEHSLLDGAPLGALLLGAALLFSFDQLRKASTEQAADWERRGLPVLASLGLSFLYLLAPLLLNTQGTAVSWAIAGLATLFVGLRIGSRTFLFTAFAVQLLGGALFLLRLQGGDGAAVFSAGWSGLLTASLIGLALIGGMLLAARDDLVRSDVRLLRGLSVVLLAGLVLINLAVLFVLPWESASGVWAASGLLIIWLSLYLQQRVSFVFGLLLQVVGGGSFLLAVPELLGPLSGEGLRPLAHSGFWTPMVLGLAALVGAWRLQRGPHAPVFAALKLQRLSDVLLVWGAAWWTLALAGEVLRFIPQELLGAFLLGCAAISVAIWALLAARLKWVSLGVLCTLLMPAVGVVLLVCAHTYYHPAAQYGWLAWPAVFVVHFISLRRLATIVPANALSVAHVLGCWMLIGMLALELRYGLLRFSAEYNAWRWLGWAILPSLYLMLAAAPRHWPWPVSAYPREYRVLAAVPLAVLMLGWFWLANSFSDGTARPLPYVPLINPLDLGLLFALLGVYLCARSVAPLRGPRAELIAQGVAGLSLFAFFTALVMRTAHHWGGVPFQLDALLESMLVQAGLSIVWTLIALGLMIGGHLRHRREVWLIGAALIAVVVAKLFFVELSNRGGLARIVSFIGVGGLLLVVGYFAPLPPKRADAVLETEGASS